A region from the Vicia villosa cultivar HV-30 ecotype Madison, WI linkage group LG3, Vvil1.0, whole genome shotgun sequence genome encodes:
- the LOC131660659 gene encoding two-component response regulator ARR12-like, translated as MVMDDSTDLFPIGMRVLAVDDDPTCLKVLETLLRKCEYHVTTTSQAIVALNMLRENKDKFDLVISDVHMPDMDGFKLLELVGLEMDLPVIMLSAYGDTKLVMKGISHGACDYLLKPVRLEELKNIWQHVIRKKSDSKGKNKSSKPDNATSDSGSGLRSAGTENSDENGKLTKKRKDQDEDDDEDKENGNDNEDPSAQKKPRVVWSVELHRKFVAAVNHLGIDKAVPKKILDMMNVENITRENVASHLQKYRLYLKRISCVANQQASMVAALGSADQSYLRMGGSAHFHSNAFRSFSPGGIISNLNTPASLNGHGFSPSGLLQLGQSQNLNNSSSDQFKFQSAINPVNQNILQGMPMSIGYDHLQNSKGAISLQNLNADVKPTFPIPSQFPDQRPRVTTTSSFHPPSLGISNNALMSETRPEGKRGIGIGYESSPSSSLTSQHSDFSFSMLDQGRRSDDWSSAVQLSGIQTNSYPSSECFRQTPIPPSDNMASLPLQGVYPGGQTHGSLADMHSQGGMFTNPPEYINSNLPFQGWEDHNQDAPYHSNVTCGSVNSLPPVNGAVVPPGQTTTNSTLHRSMDTKFCDSIQMKHAGFVECSTSRQPRANIISQPQFSNNLGSLEYLASSMMEQEQDKMKLLGGDFICDNYSGGVSL; from the exons ATGGTAATGGATGATTCCACTGATCTCTTCCCCATCGGAATGCGTGTTCTTGCCGTCGACGACGACCCCACTTGCCTCAAAGTCTTGGAAACTCTCCTCCGAAAGTGTGAATACCATG TAACCACAACTAGTCAAGCTATAGTGGCATTGAATATGCTGAGAGAGAACAAAGACAAGTTTGACTTGGTTATCAGTGATGTGCACATGCCAGACATGGATGGATTTAAGCTGCTTGAGCTTGTGGGACTTGAGATGGACCTTCCTGTTATAA TGTTGTCTGCGTATGGTGATACGAAGCTGGTGATGAAGGGGATTTCTCATGGTGCTTGTGATTATCTGTTGAAACCTGTGAGATTAGAGGAGTTAAAGAACATTTGGCAGCATGTGATTAGGAAGAAATCTGATTCAAAGGGGAAAAACAAAAGCAGCAAGCCAGATAACGCTACTTCTGATAGTGGCAGCGGACTGAGATCAGCGGGAACAGAAAATTCAGATGAAAATGGGAAGTTGACTAAGAAAAGGAAAGAccaggatgaagatgatgatgaggataAAGAGAATGGTAATGATAATGAGGACCCGTCAGCTCAGAAGAAGCCCCGAGTTGTTTGGTCTGTGGAGTTGCACCGCAAGTTTGTTGCTGCTGTAAATCACCTAGGCATCGACA AGGCTGTACCCAAAAAAATTCTTGATATGATGAATGTCGAAAATATTACAAGGGAGAACGTGGCTAGCCATCTCCAG AAGTATAGACTTTATCTGAAAAGAATTAGCTGTGTGGCAAACCAACAAGCTAGTATGGTGGCGGCCTTAGGGAGTGCAGATCAATCTTATTTGAGAATGGGTGGTTCTGCACATTTTCACAGTAATGCTTTCCGATCTTTTTCACCTGGTGGAATAATTAGTAATCTGAACACTCCGGCTAGTCTGAATGGACACGGATTTTCTCCATCCGGACTACTTCAGTTGGGCCAATCACAAAATTTAAACAATTCTTCCAGTGACCAATTTAAATTCCAGTCGGCCATAAATCCCGTTAATCAGAATATTCTTCAGGGTATGCCAATGTCTATAGGGTATGATCACTTGCAAAACAGCAAGGGTGCTATTTCTCTTCAAAACTTGAATGCCGATGTAAAACCAACTTTTCCCATCCCGAGTCAATTCCCGGATCAAAGACCTAGAGTAACTACTACCTCTAGTTTTCATCCTCCAAGTCTCGGTATCTCAAACAATGCCTTGATGTCAGAAACACGCCCTGAAGGAAAACGAGGTATAGGAATAGGATATGAAAGTTCACCATCTTCTTCATTAACCTCTCAACATTCAGATTTTTCTTTCAGTATGCTTGATCAAGGTAGGCGTAGTGATGATTGGTCAAGTGCGGTTCAGTTATCCGGGATCCAAACAAATTCTTATCCTTCAAGTGAATGTTTTAGACAAACACCTATTCCTCCTTCAGATAACATGGCTTCTTTGCCCTTGCAAGGGGTATATCCTGGTGGTCAAACCCATGGTTCGTTGGCCGATATGCACTCCCAAGGAGGGATGTTTACTAATCCACCCGAGTATATAAACAGTAATTTACCGTTTCAGGGATGGGAAGACCATAATCAGGACGCTCCTTACCATTCAAATGTTACTTGTGGATCAGTTAACTCTCTCCCTCCAGTTAACGGTGCTGTTGTTCCTCCAGGCCAAACAACAACAAACTCGACCTTGCACAGAAGCATGGACACCAAGTTTTGTGATTCCATACAAATGAAGCATGCTGGATTCGTTGAATGCTCCACATCAAGACAACCTCGAGCGAACATCATAAGCCAACCGCAGTTTTCTAATAATCTTGGTTCACTGGAATACTTAGCGAGTTCAATGATGGAACAG GAGCAAGACAAGATGAAATTATTGGGCGGAGACTTCATATGCGATAACTACTCTGGCGGGGTATCTTTATGA